The Myxocyprinus asiaticus isolate MX2 ecotype Aquarium Trade chromosome 31, UBuf_Myxa_2, whole genome shotgun sequence genome has a segment encoding these proteins:
- the LOC127422583 gene encoding 26S proteasome non-ATPase regulatory subunit 2-like, whose amino-acid sequence MEETAKKQKKQTEIKEEKDKQPAGKEKEKKEEQELSEEDKQLQEELEMLVERLGEKDTSLYRPALEELRRQIRSSTTSMTSVPKPLKFLRSHYAKLKEIYQNMAPGENKHFCADVVSVLAMTMSTERECLKYRLLGSQEELASWGHEYVRHLAGEVAKEWQEIEEGDKTQKEVLLKLVKEIVPYNMAHNAEHEACDLLMEIERLDMLETYIDENAYAKVCLYLTSCVSYVPEPENSALLKSALNIFRKFNRYPEALRLALMLNDVELVENIFTSCKDIIIQKQMAFMLGRHGMFLELNEDVEDNEDLTEIMSNVQLNSNFLALARELDIMEPKVPDDIYKTHLENNRFGGSSSQVDSARMNLASSFVNGFVNAAFGQDKLLTEDGNKWLYKNKDHGMLSAAASLGMILLWDVDGGLTQIDKYLYSSEDYIKSGALLACGIVNSGVRNECDPALALLSDYVLHNSNIMRIGSIFGLGLAYAGSNREDVLSLLLPVMGDSKSSMEVAGVTALACGMIAVGSCNGDVTSTILQTIMEKSEQELKDTYARWLPLGLGLNHLGKGEAIETTLAALQVVPEPFRSFANTLVDICAYAGSGNVLKVQQLLHICSEHYDNKDKEEDKDKKDKKDKDKKETAADMGSHQGVAVLGIALIAMGEEIGSEMALRTFGHLLRYGEPTLRRAVPLALALISVSNPRLNILDTLSKFSHDADPEVSHNSIFAMGMVGSGTNNARLAAMLRQLAQYHAKDPNNLFMVRLAQGLTHLGKGTLTLCPYHSDRQLMSQVAVAGLLTVLVSFLDVKTIILGKSHYVLYGLVAAMQPRMLVTFDEELRPLPVSVRVGQAVDVVGQAGKPKAITGFQTHTTPVLLAHGERAELATEEYIPVTPILEGFVILRKNPNYDT is encoded by the exons ATGGAGGAAACCGCgaaaaaacagaaaaagcagACCGAAATCAAGGAGGAGAAGGACAAACAACCGGCGGGCAAAGAGAAGGAGAAGAAAGAGGAGCAGGAGCTg TCAGAAGAAGACAAACAGCTACAGGAAGAGCTGGAGATGCTTGTGGAAAGACTCGGT GAGAAGGACACGTCTCTTTACCGGCCGGCTCTGGAAGAATTGCGTCGTCAGATTCGCTCGTCCACAACTTCTATGACCTCAGTGCCCAAACCACTCAAGTTCCTCCGATCTCATTATGCCAAACTTAAAGAGATCTATCAGAACATGGCACCAGGAGAGAACAAG CACTTCTGCGCTGACGTGGTGTCGGTTCTTGCCATGACGATGAGCACCGAGCGAGAGTGTTTGAAATATCGTCTGTTGGGCTCGCAGGAAGAGCTCGCGTCGTGGGGCCACGAATACGTCAG ACATCTGGCAGGAGAGGTCGCTAAGGAATGGCAGGAGATCGAGGAGGGTGATAAAACTCAAAAGGAAGTTCTCCTGAAGCTCGTTAAAGAGATTGTTCCATACAACATGGCCCATAATGCCGAGCACGAGGCATGTGACCTGCTGATGGAGATTGAGAGACTCGACATGCTGGAAACGTACATTGATGAAAATGCCTACGCTAAAGTCTGCCTGTACCTGACCAG TTGTGTGAGTTACGTTCCCGAGCCAGAGAACTCGGCTCTGCTGAAAAGTGCCCTAAACATCTTCCGCAAGTTTAACCGCTACCCAGAAGCCCTCCGACTCGCTTTGATGCTCAACGACGTGGAGCTGGTGGAGAACATCTTTACTTCCTGCAAGGACAT TATCATTCAGAAGCAGATGGCATTCATGTTGGGTCGACACGGCATGTTCCTGGAGCTTAATGAAGACGTGGAGGATAACGAAGATCTGACAGAGATAATGTCCAACGTTCAGCTCAACAGCAACTTCTTAGCCCTCGCTAGAGAG CTTGATATCATGGAGCCAAAAGTGCCAGATGACATTTATAAAACTCACCTGGAGAACAACA GGTTTGGTGGCAGCAGCTCTCAGGTGGACTCGGCTCGCATGAATCTGGCCTCCTCGTTTGTTAACGGTTTCGTTAATGCCGCGTTCGGCCAGGACAAACTGCTGACAGAGGACGGAAACAAGTGGCTCTACAAGAACAAGGACCATG GCATGCTCAGTGCTGCAGCGTCTCTAGGAATGATTCTGCTGTGGGACGTGGACGGCGGTTTGACACAGATCGATAAATATCTTTATTCATCTGAAGACTATATCAAA TCGGGGGCGCTGTTGGCGTGTGGTATCGTGAACTCTGGCGTTCGTAACGAGTGCGACCCCGCGCTGGCGCTGCTCTCAGATTATGTCTTGCATAACAGCAACATCATGAGGATCGGATCCATTTTTgg gtTGGGTCTGGCGTACGCTGGCTCTAACAGAGAGGATGTTCTCTCTCTGCTACttcctgtcatgggagattcaaaATCCAGCATGGAG gttgCTGGTGTCACTGCGCTGGCGTGCGGTATGATCGCCGTGGGTTCCTGTAATGGTGATGTCACTTCCACCATCCTGCAGACCATCATGGAGAAGAGTGAACAGGAACTTAAAGACACTTACGCTCGCTGGCTGCCGCTGGGACTCGGACTAAACCACCTCG gTAAAGGAGAGGCGATTGAAACCACGTTAGCAGCTCTGCAGGTCGTACCTGAGCCCTTCCGCAGTTTTGCCAACACGCTGGTGGACATCTGCGCATACGCAG GTTCTGGTAACGTTCTGAAGGTGCAGCAGTTGTTGCACATCTGCAGTGAGCACTACGATAATAAAGATAAAGAGGAAGATAAAGACAAGAAAGACAAAAAGGACAAAGACAAGAAGGAGACGGCAGCGGATATGGGCTCCCaccag GGTGTGGCAGTGTTGGGTATTGCTCTCATCGCGATGGGTGAAGAGATCGGCTCAGAAATGGCCCTACGAACATTTGGTCACCTG TTGCGTTACGGTGAGCCCACGTTACGGAGGGCGGTACCATTAGCACTCGCTCTGATCTCCGTGTCGAACCCGAGGCTGAACATTCTGGACACACTCAGCAAGTTCTCGCACGACGCTGACCCGGAAGTGTCCCACAACTCCATCTTTGCCATGGGCATGGTTGGCAGCG GCACTAATAACGCGCGTTTGGCGGCTATGCTCCGACAGCTGGCGCAGTATCACGCCAAAGACCCAAACAACCTGTTCATGGTCCGACTCGCACAG GGTCTGACTCATCTAGGTAAAGGCACACTGACTCTCTGCCCGTATCACAGTGACCGACAGCTCATGAGTCAGGTGGCAGTCGCTGGACTCCTCACAGTTCTTGTGTCTTTCCTCGATGTCAAAACCA taaTCTTGGGGAAGTCTCATTATGTTCTCTACGGTTTAGTGGCAGCAATGCAGCCTCGTATGTTGGTCACATTTGATGAGGAGCTCAGACCTCTCCCAGTGTCCGTCCGTGTgggacag gCTGTGGATGTGGTCGGACAGGCCGGTAAACCCAAAGCAATCACAGGCTTTCAGACTCACACCACACCGGTGCTGTTAGCTCACGGCGAGCGAGCCGAACTTGCCACAGAGGAGTACATCCCCGTCACACCCATACTGGAGGGCTTCGTCATCCTGCGCAAAAACCCAAACTATGACACTTAA